From the genome of Candidatus Desulfarcum epimagneticum:
TTCTGTTTCTTTTTCCCTCGACCAGACGCCCCGGGCTGTGCTATGAATTCCCAAAAGGTTTCAGGCATTTTTTTAAATTGTTTTTGATGTCCGAAAGACTTCCGCAGTTACCAGCGCCGGGAGGCGGCGAAGTTTTTAAAAAAAGGCCGCCGACACGGCGCGAAAGGCAAAAAAGACGGAGGAGTGGAACAGGTATATGAAAGATTTGAGAAAGCGCCATTCCCGGAAAATTCGCCTGATGGAGGTCCTGGACGCTCTGGAGGGCAAAACGATTCTGGAAACAAAAATTTAGTTTACTGATGATTGATGATAAAAAAGATAAACCCGTAAAAAAAAGAGGAGAACAAAATGGCAAAGGCGTCGGCCAGACACATTCTGGTGAAAACCCAAGATCAGTGCGAAGAGATTAAAAAAGACATCGAGGGCGGGTCCGATTTCGCTGAAATGGCCCGGCTTCATTCCCAATGCCCTTCGGGGAAGCGGGGCGGCGGAGATTTGGGGGAATTTTCCCCGGGTCAGATGGTTCAGGAATTCGACACCGTGGTTTTTTCAGGCGAGCTGGGAAAAATTCACGGCCCGGTCCAGACCCAGTTCGGATACCACCTCATTGAGATCACAAACCGGACGGATTAAATGAAAAAAGGAGTCCGAAAAATACCCGGACCGGCCATTATCGAGGCCGCGGGAACGCCGCCCAAGCGCATTGAGGAATACATCGGAAGGGTGAATTCCGGGGACCGGGAGGTGAGCGTGGCCCGGATGGTCAGCCCGGCGGGGTGGACCGAGCCGGCCCAGCGGCCTGAGTTCACGGAATACACCGTGGTCCTCAAGGGGGTTTTAAAGGCGGTTTTTTCAGACAGGGAAGTGGAGATCAGGGCCGGCCAGGCCCTGGTTGTGGAAGCGGGGCGGCGGGTTCAGTACAGCTCCCCCCATAAGGGGGGGGCCGAGTATATCGCCGTTTGTCTGCCGGCTTTTTCCCCGGAGACCGTCGGCCGGGACCCTGGGTAGGGGCGACCGGCCGGTCGCCCCTTGGCCGGGCGCCCTGGGTTTTTCATTCCGTCAGCCTGGCGTAAGGCGAGTCTTTCTGCTCCTCTTTGAGCCGTTTGAAAAACGCGGCGCTTTTCTGGGCGTCCCCGGCCGCGGCCCACATCCGGCCCGCGTTGAAAAGGGCCTCGTCCTCCATGGGATAGCCCGGGTCTTTTGTCAGGCGCTCAAAATGCGTCGCGGCGGCTTTGTAATCCTTTTTGGCCTCAAAGGCGTAGGCCAGGCCGTTGAGCGCCATGGCGCGAATGTCGGGCCGGTCGGCGAAATCCTTGATCGCGGTCTGGTAAAGGGCGATGGCCCCGTCGATTTCCCCGGCTTTGGCGCGCAGGTCCGCGTAGGCCAATTTGGCCAGCTTTCCGCCGCCTTTGCCCGGGTATTTTTCAATCACGGCCTCAAAATGTTCTTTGGCCGCCAGGTAGGCCTTCTGTTCGTCGTTTTCAGACAGCGCCTCCTGGTATTTCTGGGCCGCCTGATTGAGCATTTCAAATGAGGCCGTCTCGGATTTTTCGATCGTGCTCCGGATCAGCGCGACGGCCGCGAGGATGGCGAAGAATCCGACCACGGCTGAAAGGACCGGGACTTTGCGCCGGACGATGAAATCCAGGGCTTTTTTTGAAAAGTGGATGAATTCATCCGGCTCGTTGAGCAGCTCTTTCCTTGACACTTTTTTGTTGTTGTTCGGGTTTGCCATGGGTTCTCCGGTTTTCTCCTGATTGTTTTTTTCGTTTTTGACCGGGATGGGGCCTTTCGGCTCACAGGATTTTGCGTATGTCTTTCCACCGGTCTTCGGGAATATGGGCGCCCACCACCCGGCACGCCTCAAAGCCGCACCGGGAGCCCAGTTCCCCGCATTTTTCAATGGGAAGGCCGTTTAAAAGCCCGTAAAGGAATCCCGACGCCCATAAATCCCCGGCGCCGGTGGTGTCCAGGGCGCTTTCGCCGTCCCCGGCGGGCGCCACAGGGATGATTTTTCCGCGGGCGGAAATGAGGCTTCCCCGCTCGCCCACCTTCAGGGCCGCGACGCCGGCTTTTTCGCCCATCCATTCCAGGGCCGCCGTCTCGTCGTTTTCCCCGGAAAAGACGCGGGCCTCGTCCTCGTTGGCCATCACGATATCCACATATTTTTCCGTCAGCCGGATGAGCGCGTCCCGGGACTCCTCCACCACGGTGAAGCTGGCCAGATCCAGAGACACCCGGGCCCCGGACGCCGAAGCCGCCTTCAGGGCCGCTTCCATCAGGTCCGGGTTGAACATCATGTAGCCCTCCAGATGGACGATGGCGGCGTTTTCAAAACGTTTTGGGGTCATCTCGTCCGGCCGGGTCTCCGCCGAGGCCCCCAGGAAGGTGAGCATGGAGCGCTGGGCGTCCGGGGTGATGATGGAAAGGACCCGTCCCGTGGAGGAGGAGGGCGAGCGGACCATGTCCGGGCGGGTCTGGTTTTTTTCAAGCCCTTTTTCAAAAAGACGCCCCATTTCGTCGTCGCCGCATTTGCCCAGGAACCGGACCCGGCCCCCGAGTTTTCCGATTCCGCACGCGGTGTTGCACGCCGAGCCCCCGGGGACGATCTCGGGCCGGGCCGGGGTCATGGCCAGGGCCTTTTCGATGGTTTGCTCATCCACCAGTTTCATGCCGCCTTTCACGGCCCCGATTTTTTCAAGAAATGCGTCGTTTTCCCGGATCAGTATGTCGATGAGGGCCGAGCCCGCCGCCGCGGCCCATTTTTCGGTTGTTTCGCTCACGGTTTCAAATCTCCTTTCAAGGCGTTGATGGAAAGTCACCAGACAAAGGACTCACGGACCCAGCCTTTGTCCCCGTCACCGTGCTCCACC
Proteins encoded in this window:
- a CDS encoding Ribokinase, whose translation is MSETTEKWAAAAGSALIDILIRENDAFLEKIGAVKGGMKLVDEQTIEKALAMTPARPEIVPGGSACNTACGIGKLGGRVRFLGKCGDDEMGRLFEKGLEKNQTRPDMVRSPSSSTGRVLSIITPDAQRSMLTFLGASAETRPDEMTPKRFENAAIVHLEGYMMFNPDLMEAALKAASASGARVSLDLASFTVVEESRDALIRLTEKYVDIVMANEDEARVFSGENDETAALEWMGEKAGVAALKVGERGSLISARGKIIPVAPAGDGESALDTTGAGDLWASGFLYGLLNGLPIEKCGELGSRCGFEACRVVGAHIPEDRWKDIRKIL
- a CDS encoding conserved hypothetical protein (Evidence 4 : Unknown function but conserved in other organisms) encodes the protein MKKGVRKIPGPAIIEAAGTPPKRIEEYIGRVNSGDREVSVARMVSPAGWTEPAQRPEFTEYTVVLKGVLKAVFSDREVEIRAGQALVVEAGRRVQYSSPHKGGAEYIAVCLPAFSPETVGRDPG
- the ppiC gene encoding peptidyl-prolyl cis-trans isomerase C (rotamase C) (Evidence 2a : Function from experimental evidences in other organisms; PubMedId : 7878732, 7925971, 8163020; Product type e : enzyme), producing the protein MAKASARHILVKTQDQCEEIKKDIEGGSDFAEMARLHSQCPSGKRGGGDLGEFSPGQMVQEFDTVVFSGELGKIHGPVQTQFGYHLIEITNRTD
- a CDS encoding conserved hypothetical protein (Evidence 4 : Unknown function but conserved in other organisms) gives rise to the protein MANPNNNKKVSRKELLNEPDEFIHFSKKALDFIVRRKVPVLSAVVGFFAILAAVALIRSTIEKSETASFEMLNQAAQKYQEALSENDEQKAYLAAKEHFEAVIEKYPGKGGGKLAKLAYADLRAKAGEIDGAIALYQTAIKDFADRPDIRAMALNGLAYAFEAKKDYKAAATHFERLTKDPGYPMEDEALFNAGRMWAAAGDAQKSAAFFKRLKEEQKDSPYARLTE